One segment of Tenrec ecaudatus isolate mTenEca1 chromosome 1, mTenEca1.hap1, whole genome shotgun sequence DNA contains the following:
- the LOC142440816 gene encoding LOW QUALITY PROTEIN: cytosolic phospholipase A2 beta-like (The sequence of the model RefSeq protein was modified relative to this genomic sequence to represent the inferred CDS: substituted 2 bases at 2 genomic stop codons) → MALAKLPGTCLLTIRVLQAHSLPARDLVTHPDFYVTLWLPTACNHRLQTRTVNNCRNPVWNQSFHFRVHSQIKNIVELKVFDQDLLTSDDPVLSVLFDVGTLLPGEFWRQSFLLSPQGGERFDVEFRLQSVSDCAEQLTSNGVLVARELSRLHVRLEEAGDQKESKGKVQLVVPRSYEGSQEATVGSDSFRFHFPTCWEQELSIHLQNAPQEQLKVPLRALPSDQLVRLVFPTSQEPLMKVELRKEDIPGELAVRLGFELCAEEQAFLSRRKQVVAKALQQALQLEGDLQEDEVPVVAIMATGGGVRAMTSLYGQLTGLRELGLLDCFFYITGASGSTWTLENLYKDPEWLQKDMGGATVLLKTQVTKNKLGMLAPSQLQWYDQELEERAHLGHPACFKNLWALINEAMRHDWPDDHKLSEQRQALRHGQKPLPMYYALNTKGHGLSTFEFGEWCDFSPYELGFSKXGAFIPSELFGSEFFMGRLMKRMPESRICFLEGIWTNLYAASLQDSXYWSSEPSPFWDRWAQTLTSLDKEQVPVLKMEVPPSLAGRIRELFSGLLTWRPLAQATHNFLRGLQFHKDYFQHPHFSSWKDTKLDGHPNQLTPGEPRLCLLDVGYFVNTSCPPLLQPTRDMDLILSLDYNLNAAFLQLQLVGRMCQEQGIPFPPISPSPEEERQPRECHKFSDPGRPEAPIILHFPLVNYSFRDHSAPGVPRTPEEQEAGRVNLSPSDSPYHYSKVTYSQEDLDKLLGLAHYNICNNQEPLMAALREAVRRRRQR, encoded by the exons ATGGCTCTG gccaagttgcccgggacctgcctgctcaccattcgtgtgctgcaggcccacagcctgcctgccagggacTTGG TGACCCACCCTGACTTCTATGTGACCCTGTGGCTGCCCACGGCCTGCAACCACCGGCTCCAGACGCGCACGGTCAACAACTGCAGAAACCCTGTCTGGAACCAGAGCTTCCACTTCCGGGTGCACAGCCAGATCAAG AACATCGTGGAGCTGAAAGTCTTTGACCAGGACCTGCTGACCAGCGACGACCCCGTGCTGTCAGTGCTGTTTGACGTGGGCACTCTGCTGCCTGGGGAGTTCTGGCGCCAGAGCTTCTTGCTGAGCCCGCAG GGTGGGGAGCGGTTCGACGTTGAATTCCGCCTGCAGAGTGT GTCAGACTGTGCGGAGCAGCTCACCAGCAACGGTGTCCTAGTG GCCCGTGAGCTTTCCCGCTTGCATGTGCGGCTGGAGGAGGCTGGGGACCAGAAGG AGTCAAAGGGAAAAGTTCAGCTTGTGGTCCCCAGGTCCTACGAGGGATCTCAGGAGGCCACCGTAGGCAGCGACTCCTTCCGTTTCCACTTCCCCACctgctgggagcaggagctgagtaTCCACCTGCAG AACGCCCCCCAGGAGCAACTGAAGGTGCCACTCAGGGCCCTGCCATCAGACCAGCTCGTGAGGCTGGTCTTCCCTACGTCCCAG GAGCCTCTGATGAAGGTGGAGCTGAGAAAAGAAGACAT accaggggagctgGCCGTGCGCCTGGGCTTCGAGCTGTGTGCTGAGGAGCAGGCCTTCCTGagcaggaggaagcaggtggtggccaaggccctgcagcaggccctgcagctggagggagaCCTACAGGAGGACGAG GTCCCAGTGGTGGCAATCATGGCTACTGGTGGAGGGGTCCGGGCAATGACTTCCCTGTATGGGCAGCTGACCGGCCTCAGGGAGCTGGGCCTCTTGGACTGCTTCTTCTACATCACAGGGGCCTCGGGTTCCACTTG GACCTTAGAAAACCTCTACAAGGATCCAGAGTGGTTGCAGAAGGACATGGGGGGCGCCACCGTACTGCTGAAGACGCAGGTGACCAAGAACAAGCTGGGCATGTTAGCTCCCAGCCAGCTGCAATGGTAcgaccaggagctggaggagcgtgCTCACCTGGGACACCCGGCCTGCTTCAAGAACCTCTGGGCCCTCATCAATGAGGCCATGCGACATGATTGG CCTGATGACCACAAGCTCTCGGAGCAGCGACAGGCTCTGAGGCACGGCCAGAAACCTCTCCCCATGTACTATGCCCTCAACACTAAGGGGCACGGCCTGTCCACCTTCGAATTTGGAG AGTGGTGTGATTTCTCCCCCTACGAGCTCGGTTTCTCCAAGTAAGGTGCCTTCATCCCCTCCGAGCTCTTCGGCTCCGAGTTCTTCATGGGGCGGCTGATGAAGAGGATGCCTGAGTCCCGcatctgcttcctggaag GTATCTGGACCAACCTATATGCAGCCAGCCTCCAAGACAGCTAATACTGGTCCTCGGAGCCCAGTCCGTTCTGGGATCGCTGGGCTCAGACCCTGACCAGCTTGG ACAAGGAGCAGGTCCCAGTGCTGAAGATGGAAGTGCCACCCAGCCTGGCTGGGAGGATCAGGGAGTTGTTCTCTGGCCTCCTGACGTGGCGCCCGCTTGCCCAGGCCACCCACAACTTTCTGCGTGGTCTCCAGTTCCACAAAGACTATTTCCAGCACCCTCacttctcctcctggaaag ACACCAAACTGGATGGACACCCTAACCAGCTTACCCCTGGGGAGCCCCGCCTGTGCCTGCTGGACGTGGGCTACTTTGTCAACACCAGCTGCCCGCCCCTCCTGCAGCCCACCCGGGACATGGACCTCATCCTGTCACTGGACTACAATTTAAATGCCGCCTTTCTG cagctgcagctggtgggccgcatgtgccaAGAGCAGGGCATCCCGTTCCCGCCCATCTCTCCCAGCCCCGAGGAGGAGCGCCAGCCTCGGGAGTGCCACAAGTTCTCCGACCCCGGCCGGCCTGAGGCCCCaatcattctgcacttccccctggtcAACTACTCCTTCCGGGACCACTCGGCCCCTG GGGTCCCTAGGACGCCTGAGGAGCAGGAGGCCGGCCGGGTGAACCTGTCTCCGTCTGACTCCCCCTACCACTACTCGAAAGTGACCTATAGCCAGGAGGACTTGGACAAGCTTCTGGGCCTGGCCCACTACAACATCTGCAACAACCAGGAGCCGCTGATGGCTGCCCTGCGCGAGGCCGTGCGGAGGAGGAGGCAGCGCTGA